The following proteins are co-located in the Candidatus Omnitrophota bacterium genome:
- the serS gene encoding serine--tRNA ligase, with the protein MLDIKFIRENLGLVKESIKSRNLKLDLDGLVKLDDFRRKALSEVEDLRAQRNRANDEISALLKAKKDAKSKIASMKKISERIGGLEAGLKEMNAQLDELLLAIPNIPHTSVPVGEPSCKKTVRSWGALPEFDFKPATHIELAQHLDIIDFSRAAKISGSNFILYKGWGARLERALINFMLDLHTKKHGYTEVFPPFLVNRASMTGTGQLPKLEEDMYRLKDDDLFLIPTAEVPVTNIFRDEILDEDKLPVYYTAYTACFRREAGSYGKDTKGLMRVHQFDKVELVKFVRPETSYEELERLVGNAEEALQLLGLPYRVAMLSTQDLSFSASKCYDLEAYAAGMDSWLEVSSCSNFESFQARRANIKFRRKPTTNDQRPTTEFVHTLNGSGVALARTVIAILENYQQKDGSIAIPEVLRPYLDGLTTLTGNPERESKDRRK; encoded by the coding sequence ATGCTGGATATAAAATTTATCCGCGAAAATTTAGGTTTGGTTAAGGAGTCGATTAAGAGCCGCAATCTGAAATTAGACCTTGATGGCTTGGTTAAGCTTGATGATTTCCGGCGTAAGGCCTTAAGCGAAGTAGAAGACCTGAGGGCGCAAAGGAATAGGGCCAATGATGAAATCAGCGCTTTATTAAAGGCCAAAAAGGACGCTAAAAGTAAGATTGCTTCCATGAAAAAGATCTCAGAGAGGATTGGCGGGTTAGAGGCAGGGTTGAAAGAGATGAATGCGCAGCTGGATGAGTTATTATTAGCCATCCCTAATATCCCGCATACCTCTGTTCCTGTCGGTGAGCCTTCCTGTAAAAAGACCGTGCGTTCATGGGGGGCGCTTCCTGAGTTTGATTTTAAGCCGGCCACCCATATCGAATTAGCTCAACATTTGGATATCATTGATTTTTCCAGGGCCGCAAAAATTTCCGGATCGAATTTTATACTTTATAAAGGCTGGGGGGCCAGATTAGAGCGTGCCCTGATTAATTTTATGCTTGATTTACATACAAAGAAACACGGTTATACGGAAGTCTTCCCGCCTTTTCTGGTTAATCGCGCCTCCATGACCGGGACAGGCCAGCTTCCTAAATTAGAGGAGGATATGTATCGTTTAAAAGACGATGATTTATTCCTTATCCCTACCGCGGAGGTTCCGGTCACTAATATCTTCCGCGATGAAATACTGGATGAAGATAAACTGCCGGTTTATTATACTGCCTATACCGCTTGTTTTCGGAGGGAGGCGGGTTCCTACGGAAAGGATACCAAAGGCCTGATGCGCGTGCACCAATTTGATAAAGTGGAGCTGGTAAAATTTGTCCGGCCCGAAACCTCTTACGAAGAACTGGAAAGATTAGTTGGTAACGCGGAGGAGGCCCTGCAATTATTGGGCCTACCTTACCGGGTAGCAATGTTATCCACCCAGGATTTAAGTTTTTCCGCAAGCAAATGTTACGACCTGGAGGCTTATGCTGCGGGTATGGATTCCTGGCTTGAAGTCTCCAGCTGTTCCAATTTTGAAAGTTTCCAGGCCCGGCGCGCAAATATAAAATTCAGACGTAAACCAACGACCAACGACCAACGACCAACGACCGAATTTGTGCATACTTTAAACGGTTCAGGGGTTGCCTTGGCGCGGACAGTAATTGCCATATTAGAAAATTACCAGCAGAAGGATGGCTCCATAGCTATACCTGAGGTTTTAAGGCCATATCTTGATGGTTTGACTACGCTCACCGGCAATCCTGAGCGTGAATCGAAGGATCGAAGGAAATGA
- a CDS encoding DUF1189 family protein: protein MTESTIENKGSFWQELTKSLNPNFYCSILRQTFGRSLRYLILLVLFVAVVLSVKYTIDLRIRVFSVSEWARGNLSQVLSDIPAITIENGDVFCAVPQPFIKRWGAQKDRFDFIIDTTGKIASLEGYEFAMLLTKNKLIFKNTESQGVTEIKEYDLSKVSYFKLQPGEEAKGEIINVAFSKGKMHQLTYKSLARWLKILPWVASPVILIFLFSYYAFAKIIQLFFFSPIAFILAKLTRSGINYPQVLNIGVYALTVPTLLAVLSIIMRWNTAIFGLFYISVYMFFLIAAIFKCKEFLIAQKQLTQ, encoded by the coding sequence ATGACAGAGAGTACTATAGAGAATAAAGGAAGTTTTTGGCAGGAGTTAACTAAAAGCTTAAATCCTAATTTTTACTGTAGTATCTTGCGGCAAACGTTTGGCAGGAGCCTGCGTTATTTAATATTACTGGTGCTCTTTGTAGCCGTGGTATTATCCGTAAAATATACGATAGATTTAAGAATCAGGGTGTTTAGTGTCTCCGAGTGGGCGCGGGGTAACCTGTCCCAGGTTCTTTCGGATATCCCTGCGATTACGATAGAAAACGGAGATGTCTTTTGTGCCGTCCCGCAGCCATTTATTAAAAGATGGGGGGCGCAGAAAGACAGGTTTGATTTTATTATTGATACAACCGGGAAAATCGCTTCGCTTGAAGGGTATGAGTTCGCCATGCTATTAACCAAAAACAAATTAATCTTCAAGAATACCGAATCGCAGGGTGTTACGGAGATAAAGGAATATGACCTCTCTAAGGTGTCTTATTTTAAGCTGCAGCCGGGAGAAGAAGCTAAGGGAGAGATTATCAACGTAGCCTTTAGCAAGGGGAAAATGCACCAGCTTACCTACAAAAGCCTGGCTAGATGGCTGAAAATCTTACCGTGGGTGGCATCTCCAGTTATATTGATTTTTTTATTTTCGTATTATGCCTTTGCTAAAATCATCCAGCTTTTTTTCTTTAGCCCCATAGCTTTTATTTTAGCGAAATTAACCAGGTCAGGAATAAATTATCCCCAGGTTTTAAACATAGGGGTTTATGCCTTGACTGTCCCGACTTTATTAGCGGTTTTGTCTATTATTATGAGATGGAATACCGCTATTTTTGGGCTGTTCTACATCAGCGTGTATATGTTTTTTTTAATAGCCGCTATATTTAAATGTAAAGAGTTCTTAATAGCACAAAAACAACTGACACAATAA
- the tadA gene encoding tRNA adenosine(34) deaminase TadA, producing the protein MKKYSGFMQEALKEAEAAFSEDEVPVGAAVVYKGRIISRAHNQVERLKDPTAHAEMLALTSAANYLKAKWLSGATLYVTIEPCSMCAGALVLARIKKLVYGASDPKTGACGSITNIANNRKLNHRIEVKKGVLEKECSRLLKDFFKKKR; encoded by the coding sequence CTGAAAAAATATTCTGGATTTATGCAGGAGGCCTTAAAGGAAGCAGAGGCGGCTTTTTCTGAGGATGAGGTCCCTGTCGGAGCGGCGGTCGTTTATAAAGGCAGAATCATCAGCCGCGCCCACAATCAGGTGGAGCGCCTGAAAGACCCCACTGCCCACGCCGAAATGCTCGCTTTGACCAGCGCTGCCAATTATCTTAAGGCAAAGTGGTTGAGCGGGGCTACCTTATATGTTACAATTGAGCCTTGCAGCATGTGCGCCGGCGCTCTGGTTTTAGCCAGGATAAAAAAACTGGTTTATGGCGCCAGTGACCCTAAAACCGGGGCCTGCGGTTCGATTACAAATATAGCTAACAACAGGAAATTGAACCACAGGATTGAGGTTAAAAAAGGCGTATTGGAAAAAGAGTGCAGCCGTTTATTAAAAGATTTTTTTAAGAAGAAGAGATAA